The stretch of DNA CCAAACACAAGACAATAATACCCTTACTCAAGTAAAATTTCCACATACAACTTATCAACAAGCACAATATAAAGACTTTGAGGCAATAGACGAAGCGGCTCGTCTTTTAAGTCAAGGATATATTCTTGCCATGAAGGGTTTAGGCGGATTCCACCTTGTTTGCGATGCCTCTAATATTGAAGCGATTCAAAACTTAAGACAACGCAAACAACGCCCCGATAAGGCGTTTGCTTTAATGCTCAAAGATTTAAACGAAGCCGAAAAAATAAGTATTTTAACTATTGAAGACAAAGCACTATTAAGTTCGCCCGAGCGTCCTATTGTTTTGTGTCAAAAACAAAAAGATTGCAAATTACCTCAGGAACTTATCGCACCCGACAGCGAGCAACTTGGAATTATGTTGGCTTATACGCCCATGCAAAAAATTCTTTTGGAGTCTTTTGCCAAGTATCAGCAAGAGAAACAACTTGCTAAAAAAGACAATAAAAAACAAAGCTATTCAGCTTTAATCATGACTTCCGGAAATAAATCGGGTTTACCGCTCTGCAAGGGAAATAGAGAAGCTATCGAACACTTATCAGACTTTGTCGATGCTTTTTTGTTGCATGACAGGGATATTTTATTACGCATCGACGATTCGGTTGTAGCGGCTCAACAAGTTTTTTATCAAAACAATATAGAAACCGAAAGCTCCCAAAATATTTTGCCCAATTTTATTTTTTTAAGGCGTGCCAGAGGTTATGTTCCTAAATTAATTGAACTTATAAAGACAAAAAATAAAAAGCAAGTTTTAGGAATGGGGGCTGAATTAAAATCAACGTTGTGTTTTATAAAAAACGATAAGGCTTTGATTAGTCAACATATCGGCGATTTGGACAATTTAGAAATTGTAGACTTTCAAAGAGAACTTATCGAACACCTTTCAACGCTTTTAAATTTTAAAGCCGACTGCCTTGTCCATGACCTACACCCTAATTTTTTATCAACCAAGCTTGCCAAAGAATTGGCGGAATTATGGGAAATTCCTGCTGTTGAACTGCAACATCATTATGCCCATGCCCGCAGTTTAGGGGCGGAAACCCAGACGCAAAGCCCTTTTTTATGCCTGAGTTTAGATGGAACGGGTTATGGTGAAGACAAAACTATTTGGGGCGGAGAGTTACTTCTTATTGACCCAAGTTCAACAGCACAAAAACGCCTCGCCAGCTTAGACCTTTTCCCGATTTTAGGCGGAGATATTGCCATAAAAGAACCTTGGCGTTTAGCATACGGAGCTTTATTGCAGTATAATTTATTACCTTTTGCCGACTCGTGGATAAAAAATTTAAGCGAAGACAAACACGCCCAGCTTCCCATTTTAGAGACTATGTTTCAACGCAAACTAAACGTAAGCCTAACAAGTAGCTTGGGTCGGCTTTTTGACGCTGTCTCGGCATTATTGTCTTTAAGTTCTGTAATCAGTTATGAAGGGCAAGCAGCTCAACGCCTTGAACAAGCAATTTATCAGTCAACTATCGAAAATAGTTCAAAAAAATATTCATACTCCGCCTTTCAAAATTTTGACAAGATTAAAACCTATGATTTACCTTTAATCACAGAAACCAAGAGAGACTTAGACTGTTTTATCTCTTTAAAACCCTTCTTTATTCAACTGCTTAACGATATAAATTTAAAAAAAGAAAAGCATGAAATCAGCCTTGCTTTTCATATCAGTATAGCCAAGGCTTTTATGGAAGCAAGCGAAGCAATGAGTAAAAAATATAAAATCAATAAATTGGGTTTAACCGGTGGTTGTTTTGCCAACCGCTTTTTATTAAATTATTGTATTAAAGAAGCTAAATACAAGGGCTTAGATGTTTTTTATTCCGACAAACTACCTTTTGGCGATGGGGCAATAAGCCTAGGGCAAGCCTCTTTCGGACAGCTTTTAAAATAAAATTTTCCATAAAACATAGTTAGCTCGGTTATCAAACAATACTAAATCTAACCATAACACATAATATCTCACTATATTTAAAGAATAATTTTATCATGGCATATTATTTGTAGTACGGTTTTAGAGTATTTTTAAATTTTTTCTAAAACAATTCATGCTTTATTAATAAGCAATTTTACAGACCCAAAAGTATTGCACATCTCACAAGTATCCGTGCAATACCAAAAAATTATTCATATCTGAGTAGAAGGAGAACTTTTATGACCAGATTAGTTTCAGGCAGTTTCAGCCAAGGCAACACAATTAACAATAGTCGCAAACATAAACGCTTACCTAAACCTTTTCCGGTTATGCTTTGCCCTTTAACTTTTTCCCCCTCAAGTTTTAACCATGATGCTTATTGTATAGACATCAGCAAAGGCGGGCTTAGTCTTGAAACTCGCCGTGCGTATACAATAGGCGATAAATTGCAAGTTAAAATTCATATGCCACGACTCAACAAATATTCACCCGGCTTTTTCAAATATTATGAGAATGATGCCGATCAATATTTTACCGCTATTTCAGAGGTTGCGTGGTGTAAGTCTCAAGCCGGTTCTTATTGTGTCGGAATTAAATTTATTAATGTTGACGAAGACCAAAGCATAGCCCTTGGCGGACTGATCAACAATGCGTTAAGCCAGTTTAGTGCCTCTTTATAAAAACGGTTTAAACAACAAAATATAAAAAATAATCAGAGTTTAAGCTTTTTACTTGCCATAAACCAAATCTTAAGGTAAAAACTTCTTCTCATGTGGAGAGGTGTCCGAGTGGCCGAAGGAGCACGCCTGGAAAGTGTGTGTACGCGGAAGTGTACCAAGAGTTCAAATCTCTTCCTCTCCGCCAGATTTTTTAAAGTCCCCGTAATGCATTAAAAACATTGTGGGGATTATTTTTTTACATATAGCCAACTAATATTTTGAGACTATTGCACAATAGACTCAAAGTGGCTTTCGCCAAAAAGATACTTCGGAAAGACACTCCAAAAATCACGAATAAAGCCAATAGGCTGGCTTTGCCTGACGGTGGCTTGGGGCTTCGGGGGTATCCCACGAAACAAAAGTAAAATTTAATTTTCCTGTAAAATGAGTAGTTTTTGTGTCTTAAGACGTTTGATGCTATGTGCATACAGAGCATCAAACGATAATAAAAGCACGCAAAACGGAGTTTTGCAATGGTCTTATTTTTATGAAGAATAAAATACATACGCTTAAGAATAAAATTGTCCGCATAATATTATTTGTAATGATTGCTATTGTCTTTGGAACTACGCTTGTTCTAAATAGCTGTAGACTTATTGTAGATAGAGGATATTTTATTCCAAATGATTCATCAATTTTTACGTTTAAGCCAACGGTAGAAAATAACGGTTCCGGCGAATGGTGGATTTATGGTGAAGATTATACATATTATTATGCATATCCTGAAGTTGACGATTATATGAATTATGATTACGCAGGCGTTGAACTCAATATATATATAAAAATCAGAAAAATAAATAATTGCCCAAATTTTAATAAAGAAGACTACAAAACTTGGTGTGATGCAATCAAGACTTCTCCACAAGCCAAATAAATCTGTCTATTATCTTTATATAAACAAAGACTTAACGAGCTTTATCTTTAATATATTTAATTGATACTTCAAAGACCGTATTGTTATAATCACGGTCTTTTTTATTATTAAAATTAAATAGTTAACGAATATTTATTTAAAACAAGCTTTTTCATTTTTTCAATATTGATAAATTGGCAAGTATATTTTGATTGCATTTATAATTATTCTGTGTATATATTTTTTTATAGAATATTTAGCATGTAACTTACTGTTTGAACTAACAAAATTTAAAACATGCGTCTATATTTGCTACACGTTTTTCCGCATATAAAAACATATAAAAATGGTTCTACTCTCGGCAAAGGAATTGCAACTTACTTTAATTCACTTCATTAAATCATTCAGAGGTGTTTTATGCTCAAGCGACATTTGTTCTCCAGATCCAGACAGTTTTATCTTGTTTTTTGCCTTTTTTTCATCTTGCCTGTTCAAATTCAGGCGGAAACTATTAATTATGATGGACTCAATACTACGCTGTTAAAAGCCCCACCAAGCTGGACATCTCTAACAGGAAACTCAGTATACTCAAGCTCTGACCTCGCAGGAAATACTATTAATATAACCGATGGAACAATAGTCGGTCATGTTTTGGGCGGAATAAGCGAAAATAATGCTGTTTATAATAACACTGTTAGAGTCAGTGGTGCTACGATACAATCATCTGTCTACGGCGGGTACAGTGAAAATAGTGCAGTCTACAATAACAGCGTAATCATCAGCCAAACAAGCCAAATTGACAACTATGTCTTCGGTGGCTGGAGCAAAAATAACTTTGTTTATAACAATCACGTTAGCATCAGTGGCGGAACTATCGAAAAGAATGTCTACGGCGGACACAGCTTATATAATAATGCCTACAATAATAACGTTACAATAAGCGGTGGAGAGATAAAGGGATATGTACGAGGTGGATCGAGTTATGACGGTGATACCTATAGCAATAACGTTAATATCAGTGGTGGAACTGTAAAAAATGTATATGGAGGTCGAAGTACAAAAGGTGATGCTTATAGCAACAAAGTCAACATCAGTGGCACAACAAGCAATATAACAGAAGCCGTCTACGGCGGGTGGAGTGAATCTGGTTCAGCCTATGACAACACCATTAATATAAGTGGCGGCACTATAGTTACTGTTTTCGGCGGATATGCAGACATGGGGACAGGAGCGGTTTATAACAACAATGTTTTTATGAGTGGCGGGACTGTAGTTGGGACTCTCTCAGGGGGAGGCAATGAAAACGGTAATGCTTATAATAACAGTGTTTTTATGAGTGGCGGTACTGTTGACCAAGATGTTCGTGGCGGATATAGCGAAGACAACGGCTCAGCCTATAACAACAGAGTTTTTATCAGTGGCGGAACTGCAAACACTTTTGTATACGGCGGAATAAGCTTAGCTGGTGATGCTTATAATAACAGCGTTAATATAAGTGGCGGTAATATAGGAAACAAAATCCGTGGAGGATATAGTGGATCAGGCAATGCCACAGGTAACAGCGTAACCCTTTCAGGTAATCCAACTTTTCACAACACCAACACAGATATATCTGGCGGTTTAGCTCCAAGCGGAGACGCTTTTAGCGGAAATACCTTGACCGTTTTAAACCCTATCGCAAGCTCGGTAAATAAAATAAAAAATTTTGCATCTTATCACTTCTTATTACCAAATACAGCCGGAAGTGCTACGCCAATGCTTATAGCAAATGAGATTAATCTGGAAGGTTCTGTCAGTGGCGTAACTCATACCGCAACAGTAGACAGACTAGGAATCGCAAGCGGAGGGAGTCTTCCTCGTGTCGGCGATAGATTTGAGTTACTCCGTGCGACAACAACCATGAACGGAACATACATAGAAAATCAATTAGCCGCAATTAAGGGCATCAGCTTACTTTATAATATGACTGTTAACCAAGTGGGCAACAGCCTTTTTGCGACTGTTAACTCAAAAGAAGTTCACCCCCAAACCAAGGCTCTTAGCGAGGGGCGTATTTCCGGGCTTGCCTTTCTTAACCAAGGATATGATTTAATCATTGGTAAAGGCATATATAACATGGTAGAAACATTAAATAATCAAGATTCTCTGGTGCCATTTGCCATCATGAGCGGCGGAACTAGCCGTTATGATACAGGTTCTTACTCTGATATTGACGGCTTTTCTTTGATGACGGGCCTTGGTTGGAACGCTCCAATAGCCGAAAACAATTTGCTTTTGGCTGCTTTTTTTGAAACAGGTCAAGGTAATTATAACAGCCACAACAGCTTTAATAACGCCCAGTCTATTAACGGCAGTGGAGATACCAACTATTACGGGGCTGGCGTTTTAGCTCGCTATTCTTTTACCGAAGGCTCACTTTCCGGAGTATATTCCGAAGCTTCTTTCCGCTTTGGTCGCAGTAATACGGACTTTTCAAGCAACGATTTCCAAAGTGCTATAGGACAAACTTCTGTTTCTTATGATAGTAGCTCGCCTTATTACGGTGCTCACGCAGGGCTTGGCTATATCTGGAACTTAAGCGAAAAAATCAACCTTGATTTATACACAAAATATCTCTGGACTCACCAAAACAGCGACTCTTTAACGGTTGCTGGCGATCCGTTCCACTTTGATTCCGCTGATTCGCACCGTTGGCGTAACGGTGCAAGACTAAACTACACTGTAACAACCGAATCAGGCACGAGCTTTACGCCTTATATCGGAGCAGCGTATGATTATGAGTTTGACGGAAAAGCCAACGCCACGGTATACGGTGAAAGAATGAACGCTCCCGAACTCACAGGCGGAACAGGGATAGGTGAACTTGGCATAAACTTTAAACCGATTGTAAATAGCGGGTTTAATATTGACCTCGGCATTCAAGGATATACCGGCGAAAGAGAAGGAATAAGCGGAAACTTGCAAATAAAGTTTGAGTTTTAGAAAAAGTAAAAAAACAAAAGATAAAAAGCGACTCGGTTTTACTGGGTCGCTTTGTTTATTGAAAATTATACACGCTTTTAATTATTTGAGGTGATTGCACAATAGCCTCTAAGCCCTTACATTAGGAAAACCCTCAAAAAAACACGAAATATATAAAGCCACTGGCGGGCTTTGCCTGCTAGTGAACTGTGAGAAGTTTGGGCTTTGGGGTATCTAGCAACAAAGGGAAAAATTACTTTTCCTGTAAAATAAATGTTTTTTGTGGCTTAAAATGTTTTACGCTATGTGCATATAGAGCAAAAAACGATGACAAAAAACGCAAAGTACGGTTTTGCAATGGTCTTTATTTGGATATAAGCTTAAAAACAGAGTACTTTTCGCCTACTACTTTTCAGAAACTTTCTTTCGCCAAGGCTTTAAAACAGACACCAAAACCAAAAGCATTAAAATAAATACCTGTATCG from Desulfovibrio litoralis DSM 11393 encodes:
- the hypF gene encoding carbamoyltransferase HypF is translated as MNQERKKYSLKGQVQGVGFRPFIYKLALDNKLTGFVRNDAQGVYIELQGNQSSLNAFEKELYLKLPPLAKITECKIESQPLQQDEKNFVIAHSQNNLSNSELEVSIPPDIGICVDCEKDMLSGRRKDYPFTNCTNCGPRYSIIKQVPYDRKFTTMACFPLCDACKNEYENPLDRRFHAQPNACPVCGPKTWLVKPQTQDNNTLTQVKFPHTTYQQAQYKDFEAIDEAARLLSQGYILAMKGLGGFHLVCDASNIEAIQNLRQRKQRPDKAFALMLKDLNEAEKISILTIEDKALLSSPERPIVLCQKQKDCKLPQELIAPDSEQLGIMLAYTPMQKILLESFAKYQQEKQLAKKDNKKQSYSALIMTSGNKSGLPLCKGNREAIEHLSDFVDAFLLHDRDILLRIDDSVVAAQQVFYQNNIETESSQNILPNFIFLRRARGYVPKLIELIKTKNKKQVLGMGAELKSTLCFIKNDKALISQHIGDLDNLEIVDFQRELIEHLSTLLNFKADCLVHDLHPNFLSTKLAKELAELWEIPAVELQHHYAHARSLGAETQTQSPFLCLSLDGTGYGEDKTIWGGELLLIDPSSTAQKRLASLDLFPILGGDIAIKEPWRLAYGALLQYNLLPFADSWIKNLSEDKHAQLPILETMFQRKLNVSLTSSLGRLFDAVSALLSLSSVISYEGQAAQRLEQAIYQSTIENSSKKYSYSAFQNFDKIKTYDLPLITETKRDLDCFISLKPFFIQLLNDINLKKEKHEISLAFHISIAKAFMEASEAMSKKYKINKLGLTGGCFANRFLLNYCIKEAKYKGLDVFYSDKLPFGDGAISLGQASFGQLLK
- a CDS encoding PilZ domain-containing protein; amino-acid sequence: MTRLVSGSFSQGNTINNSRKHKRLPKPFPVMLCPLTFSPSSFNHDAYCIDISKGGLSLETRRAYTIGDKLQVKIHMPRLNKYSPGFFKYYENDADQYFTAISEVAWCKSQAGSYCVGIKFINVDEDQSIALGGLINNALSQFSASL
- a CDS encoding autotransporter outer membrane beta-barrel domain-containing protein — encoded protein: MLKRHLFSRSRQFYLVFCLFFILPVQIQAETINYDGLNTTLLKAPPSWTSLTGNSVYSSSDLAGNTINITDGTIVGHVLGGISENNAVYNNTVRVSGATIQSSVYGGYSENSAVYNNSVIISQTSQIDNYVFGGWSKNNFVYNNHVSISGGTIEKNVYGGHSLYNNAYNNNVTISGGEIKGYVRGGSSYDGDTYSNNVNISGGTVKNVYGGRSTKGDAYSNKVNISGTTSNITEAVYGGWSESGSAYDNTINISGGTIVTVFGGYADMGTGAVYNNNVFMSGGTVVGTLSGGGNENGNAYNNSVFMSGGTVDQDVRGGYSEDNGSAYNNRVFISGGTANTFVYGGISLAGDAYNNSVNISGGNIGNKIRGGYSGSGNATGNSVTLSGNPTFHNTNTDISGGLAPSGDAFSGNTLTVLNPIASSVNKIKNFASYHFLLPNTAGSATPMLIANEINLEGSVSGVTHTATVDRLGIASGGSLPRVGDRFELLRATTTMNGTYIENQLAAIKGISLLYNMTVNQVGNSLFATVNSKEVHPQTKALSEGRISGLAFLNQGYDLIIGKGIYNMVETLNNQDSLVPFAIMSGGTSRYDTGSYSDIDGFSLMTGLGWNAPIAENNLLLAAFFETGQGNYNSHNSFNNAQSINGSGDTNYYGAGVLARYSFTEGSLSGVYSEASFRFGRSNTDFSSNDFQSAIGQTSVSYDSSSPYYGAHAGLGYIWNLSEKINLDLYTKYLWTHQNSDSLTVAGDPFHFDSADSHRWRNGARLNYTVTTESGTSFTPYIGAAYDYEFDGKANATVYGERMNAPELTGGTGIGELGINFKPIVNSGFNIDLGIQGYTGEREGISGNLQIKFEF